A DNA window from Amycolatopsis sp. DSM 110486 contains the following coding sequences:
- the arsM gene encoding arsenite methyltransferase, translating to MTDLRETVRRRYAAAALEVTSGGAACCGPAPVEVDFGSTLYAADERAELPAEAVAASLGCGNPTAVAELRPGDHVLDLGSGGGIDVLLSARRVGPTGKAYGLDLTDEMLTLATANAAKAGATNVEFLRGAIESIPLPANTIDVVISNCVINLSTDKPAVFAETFRVLTPGGRLALTDVVADDTLSPAQRAERGDYVGCIAGALSFAEYRAGLEAAGFTDIRLTPTHPVADGMHSAIVRATKPA from the coding sequence ATGACCGACCTGCGTGAAACCGTGCGCCGGCGCTACGCCGCGGCCGCTCTCGAAGTCACCTCGGGCGGGGCCGCCTGTTGCGGCCCGGCACCGGTCGAGGTGGACTTCGGCTCCACCCTCTACGCCGCCGACGAACGCGCCGAGCTGCCCGCCGAAGCCGTCGCCGCCTCCCTGGGCTGCGGCAACCCGACCGCCGTGGCCGAGCTCCGACCCGGCGACCACGTCCTCGACCTCGGCTCCGGCGGCGGCATCGACGTCCTGCTGTCCGCCCGCCGCGTCGGCCCCACCGGCAAGGCCTACGGCCTGGACCTGACCGACGAGATGCTCACCCTCGCCACCGCCAACGCCGCCAAAGCCGGCGCCACGAACGTCGAGTTCCTGCGCGGCGCGATCGAGTCCATCCCGCTGCCCGCGAACACCATCGACGTCGTCATCTCCAACTGCGTGATCAATCTGTCCACCGACAAACCCGCCGTCTTCGCGGAAACCTTCCGCGTCCTCACGCCCGGCGGCCGCCTCGCCCTCACCGACGTCGTCGCCGACGACACCCTCAGCCCGGCCCAGCGCGCCGAACGCGGCGACTACGTCGGCTGCATCGCGGGCGCGCTGTCCTTCGCGGAGTACCGCGCCGGCCTGGAGGCCGCGGGCTTCACGGACATCCGGCTCACCCCGACCCACCCCGTCGCCGACGGCATGCACTCCGCGATCGTCCGCGCCACCAAACCCGCCTGA